One genomic segment of Plasmodium vivax chromosome 9, whole genome shotgun sequence includes these proteins:
- a CDS encoding hypothetical protein, conserved (encoded by transcript PVX_092070A), giving the protein MMKKAALSILLLLLPVYSLNLDNENQEPEEINTITGKLQVQNSEHEKILSIINEIFTKKEESCKFSFSNNGFRCAFSRFDVNFNNSSKAVNALFTSENEQVIKDAAEEYKVRLMLELHNLRPPNTNLKNFKKNFQGICMKFFSELRRKFFHLYRNDESGQDGEGSSRGEITSGDQLTERMESSYDSASTEDGSNAGKDGSQDLSELMEEDDEHNPDAPNMQQSSYSFSSHTSKKIMFDGNNVIEENESSVNDGGDDQSEDLQQGPMTKEKAVSIMLKNTSFTIEGKCTEEDEKKEKPFSVFFNSQLSRNHFSTVCNSNGKNFLRKADGGSPFPVEPLNPDDLNRMMADMLKFFESQSDGNRMLLPFLGKMNFMDALGSLGLPPGLDLESMFNDFLQGNGTPCCRGARPTIGGPSNKQDPPSADDSDEQH; this is encoded by the coding sequence atgatgaagaaggcCGCGCTCTCGatcctcctgctgctcctgCCCGTGTACTCCCTAAACCTCGACAATGAAAACCAGGAACCAGAAGAAATAAACACCATCACGGGAAAATTGCAAGTGCAGAACAGCGAGCACGAGAAAATCCTCAGCATCattaatgaaatttttaccAAGAAGGAAGAGAGCTGCAAGTTCTCTTTTTCCAATAATGGATTTAGATGTGCCTTCAGCCGATTCGAcgttaattttaataactcATCCAAGGCAGTCAACGCGTTATTTACTAGCGAAAATGAACAAGTGATTAAGGATGCCGCTGAGGAGTATAAGGTACGCCTCATGCTAGAGCTACACAATTTGAGGCCACCCaacacaaatttgaagaattttaaaaagaacttCCAAGGCATATGCATGAAATTCTTTTCTGAATTGAGAAGGAAATTTTTCCACTTGTATAGAAATGATGAATCTGGCCAAGATGGTGAAGGTAGCAGCCGTGGGGAAATTACCAGTGGGGATCAACTGACTGAGCGAATGGAGTCCTCCTACGACTCCGCCTCTACGGAGGATGGCTCCAACGCAGGAAAGGATGGAAGCCAAGACCTCTCTGAGTTGATGGAAGAAGATGATGAGCACAACCCAGATGCTCCAAACATGCAACAGAGCAGCTACTCCTTCTCCTCACACACATCCAAGAAAATTATGTTCGATGGAAATAACGTAATTGAAGAGAATGAGAGCTCCGTGAACGATGGAGGTGATGACCAAAGTGAGGATCTCCAACAGGGACCCATGACTAAGGAGAAGGCAGTCTCTATCATGCTTAAGAACACCTCCTTCACCATTGAGGGTAAATGCACCGAGGAAGatgagaagaaagaaaagccATTTAGCGTCTTCTTTAACAGCCAACTGAGCAGAAACCACTTTAGCACTGTGTGCAACTCGAATGGAAAGAACTTCCTCCGAAAGGCAGATGGTGGCAGCCCCTTCCCCGTGGAACCACTTAACCCAGATGATCTCAACAGAATGATGGCTGACATGTTAAAATTCTTTGAAAGCCAAAGTGACGGAAATAGAATGCTCCTACCCTTTTTGGGCAAAATGAACTTTATGGATGCCCTCGGAAGTTTGGGACTCCCACCTGGTCTCGACTTGGAGAGCATGTTCAACGACTTCCTCCAGGGAAACGGCACCCCATGCTGCAGAGGCGCGCGACCAACCATTGGCGGCCCATCCAACAAGCAGGACCCCCCCAGCGCGGACGACTCGGATGAGCAGCACTGA
- a CDS encoding spermidine synthase, putative (encoded by transcript PVX_092065A) codes for MDKLMNSNKVKLTVVLVGGLCSLALYHMKKKMNFSHFLFSKNWFSEFSLMWPGQAFSLEIKKVIHQAKSKYQSILVFESRTFGKVLVLDGVIQLTEKDEFAYHEMMTHVPMTVAKEPKNVLIVGGGDGGVIRELCKYKTIENIDICEIDEMVIEVSKKFFKSISCGFEDKRVNVFIEDASKFLENVTNTYDVIIVDSSDPIGPAETLFNQNFYEKVYNALKPNGYCVAQCESLWIHVGTIKSMMGFARKLFKKVEYANISIPTYPCGCIGILCCSKSDTGMSKPNRRLETKEFMDLKYYSYENHSAAFRLPTFVLKDIESV; via the exons ATGGATAAGCTCATGAACAGCAACAAAGTCAAGCTGACGGTGGTGCTGGTGGGGGGGCTGTGCTCCCTGGCGTTGTATcacatgaagaagaaaatgaactTCTCCCACTTTTTGTTTTCGAAGAACTGGTTTAGCGAGTTCTCCCTCATGTGGCCTGGCCAGGCCTTCAGTCTGGAGATAAAAAAGGTCATCCACCAGGCCAAGTCGAAGTATCAA AGCATCCTCGTGTTCGAGAGCAGGACGTTCGGAAAGGTGTTGGTTCTGGACGGCGTGATCCAGCTGACGGAGAAGGACGAGTTCGCGTACCACGAAATGATGACGCACGTGCCCATGACAGTCGCCAAGGAGCCAAAGAACGTCCTCATCGTGGGAGGAGGAGACGGAGGAGTCATCCGCGAATTGTGTAAATACAAGACCATAGAAAACATAGACATTTGCGAAATAGACGAAATGGTCATTGAGGTCTCCAAAAAGTTTTTCAAAAGCATTAGTTGCGGATTTGAAGACAAGAGAGTTAACGTTTTCATTGAGGACGCCAGCAAATTTTTAGAAAACGTAACCAACACGTATGACGTCATCATCGTGGATAGCTCCGACCCCATCGGCCCAGCCGAGACTTTGTTTAACCAAAACTTTTACGAGAAGGTGTACAACGCGCTCAAGCCCAATGGCTACTGCGTCGCGCAG tgcGAATCCCTGTGGATCCACGTAGGAACGATCAAGAGCATGATGGGCTTCGCAAGGAAGCTGTTCAAGAAGGTCGAGTACGCCAACATCAGCATCCCGACGTACCCCTGTGGCTGCATAG GCATCCTCTGCTGCTCCAAAAGCGACACGGGCATGTCCAAGCCGAACAGGCGCCTCGAGACGAAGGAGTTCATGGACCTCAAGTACTACAGCTACGAGAACCATTCGGCCGCCTTCAGGCTGCCCACCTTTGTTCTAAAGGACATCGAATCTGTGTAG
- a CDS encoding hypothetical protein, conserved (encoded by transcript PVX_092060A), with translation MDVKHVEGCEYHARESDRECKDEVKKVIDKLIHERKKNFQGQDNYCGNSSMSICPNVYCNIYTDLYNWFGFKNCKKIDTESLNTCFTDIANGGVGYYEKLIVLGGRILELYSELHFFNRYNHEKDEEVLQDLRNIKSVKEVVFQYLYVQKRKNRVTYKNSLYLFGYSYLYTPLFFRNKNSIVKYVKACIAYAVKFSGANIFSWMPSLIEHIHHSQKVKLSELEEENELIQDLQEFFGYQFDYVLPRIAECFSQHNLYISSSHLTGLQIVRIFANEYFSLLADDVNIEGKEKTTWVREETEAFLNSHCIEIFSGCMLSLHKYLGEKGVKVAKIKAIFEQLLSSCWVLGSEKRNKVWACALVQRLRQVQLLTQITTIEKWSYSIKKYNDLNIQNFVKDIYSFNNINGSVLSPFQLQNVNIYLPPKEGPLKEIPYYTTLADRYRDRFPRGSGGGSSNNRGSGNNGGGHRGGNCQLYDVLNNITSTIYKRFRPRRPRHRGSSGVTRLVYTNRDDCPPDMSYHDLKASLSSDESTKYDAAHELDVDDEAEDTYGEEEDPLTRSTREENLFTRYHAGGGTHVKGPKTGKNGIPVKIKYIKDAADDRNSKYVIEIPKRDLAGGGGTNHVKAVLWGNGKQGLEIKLPSESDLMPHVRIR, from the exons ATGGACGTCAAGCACGTGGAGGGCTGCGAGTACCACGCTCGGGAAAGCGATCGGGAATGCAAAGACGAAGTGAAAAAAGTGATAGACAAGCTTATACacgaaaggaagaaaaactttCAAGGGCAAGACAACTACTGCGGCAATTCATCTATGAGCATATGTCCCAATGTGTATTGTAACATCTACACAGATCTGTACAACTGGTTTggatttaaaaattgcaaaaaaattgacacgGAATCTTTAAACACCTGCTTCACGGATATAGCCAACGGGGGGGTGGGTTACTACGAAAAGTTGATCGTATTGGGAGGAAGAATATTAGAGCTGTACAGCGAGCTGCACTTCTTCAACAGGTATAACCACGAAAAGGATGAGGAGGTTCTCCAAGACTTAAGAAACATCAAATCGGTGAAAGAGGTTGTCTTTCAATACCTCTACGTgcagaagagaaaaaatcgaGTCACCTACAAAAACAGTTTGTACCTATTTGGGTACTCTTATCTGTACACTCCTCTATTTTTTAGAAACAAAAATTCGATTGTAAAATATGTGAAGGCATGCATAGCATACGCGGTTAAGTTCAGCGGTGCGAATATCTTTTCTTGGATGCCTTCTTTGATTGAGCATATACATCACTCCCAGAAGGTGAAGCTGTCCGagctggaggaggaaaacgagCTCATACAGGACCTGCAGGAGTTCTTTGGCTACCAGTTTGACTACGTGTTGCCGCGAATAGCCGAGTGCTTCAGCCAGCACAATTTGTACATCAGCAGTTCGCACCTCACGGGGCTGCAGATCGTCCGCATCTTCGCCAATGAGTACTTTTCCCTGCTGGCCGAC gacgTCAACATCgaggggaaggagaaaaccACGTGGGTGCGCGAGGAGACGGAGGCCTTCCTAAACTCCCACTGCATCGAAATATTCAGCGGCTGCATGCTGTCTCTTCACAAGTACCTCGGTGAGAAGGGGGTGAAGGTGGCTAAAATAAAGGCAATATTTGAACAGCTGCTGTCCTCCTGCTGGGTGCTTGGAAGTgagaaaaggaacaaagtGTGGGCCTGTGCCCTTGTGCAGAGGCTAAGGCAAGTGCAGCTGCTCACCCAGATCACCACCATCGAGAAATGGTCCTACAGCATCAAAAAGTACAACGATTTGAACATCCAGAATTTTGTGAAAGACATATACAGCTTTAACAACATCAATGGGAGCGTCTTGTCTCCTTTCCAACTGCAAAACGTGAACATTTATCTGCCCCCCAAGGAGGGCCCCCTGAAGGAAATCCCCTACTACACCACGCTGGCCGACCGGTACCGGGACCGCTTCCCGCGCGGGAGCGGAGGCGGAAGCAGCAACAACCGCGGCAGCGGCAACAACGGCGGCGGCCACCGCGGCGGCAACTGCCAACTGTACGACGTTTTAAATAACATCACCAGCACCATATACAAGCGCTTCCGGCCCAGGCGGCCCAGGCACAGGGGGTCCTCCGGCGTCACGCGCTTGGTCTACACGAACAGGGACGACTGCCCCCCAG ACATGAGCTACCACGACCTGAAGGCCAGCCTTTCGTCGGACGAATCCACCAAGTACGACGCTGCCCACGAATTGGACGTGGACGATGAGGCGGAAGACACCTacggggaggaggaagacccaTTAACGCGGAGCACCCGGGAGGAAAATCTTTTCACGCGGTACCATGCAGGCGGAGGGACCCACGTAAAGGGCcccaaaacggggaaaaacGGAATCCctgtgaaaataaaatacattaagGACGCAGCGGACGATCGGAACTCCAAATACGTCATAGAGATTCCCAAGCGGGACTTGGCGGGCGGCGGCGGCACGAACCACGTCAAGGCGG TTCTCTGGGGAAATGGCAAACAGGGCCTGGAAATCAAACTCCCCTCCGAGAGTGACCTCATGCCGCACGTGCGAATTAGATGA
- a CDS encoding hypothetical protein, conserved (encoded by transcript PVX_092050A), translating into MGRGNKEKGKNPMKLAKKKKKKNAGGSSKGEDNDMMNSETNDQGSDVVDENNAPSEGEDPTGMITPASPSELHRGGEKTLNEGEADQKTPLSEAQPEEKNISLLSANQKENKMSEKRGDHHFRDQGESCYSTGGGEMGTKVKCSSGTPQWDGPSKRSENSKEETQRKCLRQGIDGSATQGGGDPQKGLKEVKGSHPEEEPNSTEIDADSGRSKKGKKIMQRYEPSVKVNLAKGENVGGPFPGGEHPGEAKSYSEGPNRVVGGGEITAEYAPSGWDYPPERGNNAHAEERQPMEDQTKTIQTNRTNGNKRMDHSKEEAPNDFTCSTTPAGEDANRPPPKEENIPLNELLYETTERAKKYNRTNYGLMGILKVIKMTDPQLNILALGTDLTTLGLNLNSPEFLFSSFTSPVCDDPTYNEDHFVKPSCYLNTRFQIRLSLLLKLQTETLFYIFYNLPRDVLQAYAASELYLRKWTYHMSYKKWFFPRSSLNQGNLTSCSSWVYFDPLTWSKKIYNNFISLKEMMHVQDVTRCIEQIIQVQSNCAAGGGGPPNCGDPSKAASQKGDSSKGASPQGASSPVGGADTTG; encoded by the coding sequence ATggggaggggaaataaagaaaaggggaagaatccCATGAAGTTggccaagaaaaaaaagaaaaaaaatgcgggAGGAAGtagcaaaggggaagacaaCGACATGATGAATAGCGAAACGAATGACCAAGGGTCGGATGTGGTAGACGAAAATAATGCACCgagcgaaggggaagatcCTACAGGGATGATCACTCCCGCTTCCCCAAGTGAGCTCCAcagaggaggggaaaaaacacttaacgagggagaagcagatcAGAAGACCCCCCTCAGTGAGGCTCAAcccgaagaaaaaaatattagccTCCTATCTGCTAAccagaaggaaaataaaatgagcgAAAAGAGGGGAGATCACCATTTTAGAGATCAAGGTGAAAGCTGCTACTCTACTGGGGGGGGCGAAATGGGGACCAAGGTTAAGTGCTCAAGTGGGACCCCACAGTGGGACGGTCCTTCGAAGAGGAGTGAAAACAGTAAGGAGGAGACACAGAGGAAATGCCTTCGCCAAGGCATAGATGGTAGTGCCacccaggggggaggagaccCCCAAAAGGGACTCAAAGAAGTGAAAGGAAGCCACCCAGAGGAGGAACCAAACAGCACAGAAATAGATGCTGACAGTGgtagaagcaaaaaaggcaaaaaaattatgcagaGGTATGAACCCTCTGTTAAGGTAAATttagcaaaaggggaaaacgtGGGTGGTCCTTTTCCCGGGGGAGAGCACCCAGGAGAGGCAAAATCATATTCGGAGGGCCCCAACAGGGTCGTGGGTGGTGGAGAAATCACCGCTGAATATGCCCCGAGCGGGTGGGATTACCCCCCTGAAAGGGGCAATAACGCCCACGCGGAGGAGAGACAACCGATGGAAGATCAGACGAAGACGATACAAACAAACAGAACGAATGGTAATAAACGCATGGACCATTCAAAGGAAGAGGCGCCAAATGATTTTACATGCAGCACCACCCCCGCGGGGGAAGACGCAAACAGACCCCCCCccaaagaggaaaacatCCCGCTAAATGAACTCCTATACGAAACGACAGAGAGAGCTAAAAAGTACAATCGAACGAATTACGGGCTCATGGGAATACTTAAGGTAATCAAGATGACGGACCCCCAATTGAACATCCTGGCCTTAGGAACCGATCTGACTACCCTAGGGCTGAATTTAAATTCGCCTGAGTTTCTCTTTTCCTCGTTTACCTCCCCGGTTTGTGATGACCCAACATATAATGAGgaccattttgtgaagcCCAGCTGCTATTTAAACACCCGCTTTCAAATTCGTCTCTCCCTGCTTCTGAAGCTCCAAACGGAGACcctcttttacattttttataacttacCTAGGGATGTGCTGCAAGCGTATGCGGCCTCTGAGCTGTACCTACGAAAGTGGACCTACCACATGAGCTATAAAAAATGGTTTTTCCCAAGGAGCTCGCTCAATCAGGGGAACTTAACCAGCTGCAGCTCTTGGGTTTATTTTGACCCACTCACATGGAGTAAGAAgatatataacaattttataagtCTCAAGGAGATGATGCATGTGCAGGATGTTACCAGATGCATTGAGCAGATCATTCAGGTGCAGTCCAACTGTGCTGCCGGGGGGGGTGGCCCGCCTAATTGCGGGGACCCCAGCAAAGCGGcttcccaaaagggggactccTCCAAGGGGGCTTCCCCCCAAGGGGCGTCGTCCCCAGTCGGGGGCGCAGACACCACGGGCTGA
- a CDS encoding GPI8p transamidase, putative (encoded by transcript PVX_092055A): MELKKALLCCVLLAVKRAVAPTVYFSGLDIKNMTGKYKEIEERHAKQNVNDIFFRELKKSNYQLNSNIIALSTSRHYFNYRHTSNLLTAYKYLKHVGGNLDRNILLMVPFDQACNCRNIVEGTIFNEYEKPPSEDLKKKKMKENLYSHLHIDYKNDNIRDEQIRRVIRHRYDALTPVKNRLYTNGNRERNLFIYMTGHGGVSFFKIQDFNIVSSAEFSLYIQELLIKNIYKYIFVIIDTCQGYSFYDKTLHFLKKKKINNVFLMSSSDKNENSYSLHSSKYLGVSTVDRFTFYFFSYLENMNRVYAHEPHKNAKAFSLYSILNYLKTQHLISTPTINSSKFSASMFMHSKNILFYDSSGFYVSKDAEGNALEGLGKHRYDASQRTDKTATRSTCLGDLITCGHVKNEIHTHMGNLYSRSSYYSNVEVFFKEESHFTDYYFTAERFAGGYLLPALLFLVVIALCLLFFLFT; this comes from the coding sequence ATGGAGCTGAAGAAGGCGCTCCTCTGCTGCGTGCTGCTGGCAGTCAAACGGGCAGTTGCGCCCACAGTGTACTTCTCCGGGCtggacataaaaaatatgacagGCAAGTACAAAGAGATAGAAGAGAGGCATGCCAAACAAAATGtgaatgatatattttttcgcgaattaaaaaaatcgaattATCAACTGAACAGCAACATTATCGCACTGAGCACATCGAGGCATTATTTCAACTACAGACACACGAGCAATTTACTGACCGCCTATAAATACCTGAAGCATGTCGGGGGAAACCTAGACAGAAACATACTGCTTATGGTGCCATTTGACCAAGCTTGCAATTGCAGGAACATAGTAGAAGGCACCATTTTTAACGAGTATGAGAAGCCTCCAAGtgaagatttaaaaaaaaaaaaaatgaaagaaaatttGTACAGCCATCTACATATAGACTATAAAAATGACAACATACGAGATGAACAAATAAGGAGAGTAATTAGACATCGATATGATGCCTTAACTCCAGTCAAAAATAGGTtatacacaaatgggaaCAGAGAGAGAaatctttttatatacatgaCTGGCCACGGAGGagtgtcattttttaaaatccaaGATTTCAACATTGTCAGCTCTGCAGAATTTAGCCTGTACATACAGGAGCtgctcataaaaaatatatacaagtacatttttgtaattattgaCACATGTCAGGGGTACAGCTTTTACGATAAAAcgctacattttttaaaaaaaaaaaaaataaataacgtGTTTTTAATGTCCTCCTCGGATAAGAACGAAAATAGCTACAGCTTACACTCGAGCAAATATTTAGGCGTTTCCACGGTCGATCGAtttacgttttattttttttcctacctgGAGAATATGAACAGAGTGTACGCACACGAACcgcataaaaatgcaaaggccTTTTCCCTATATAGCATcttgaattatttaaagaCGCAGCATTTGATATCGACTCCGACCATCAACAGTTCGAAATTTAGCGCCTCCATGTTTATGCATAGTAAAaatatccttttttatgactCCTCCGGTTTTTATGTTAGTAAAGACGCGGAGGGGAATGCTTTGGAGGGGCTGGGCAAACACCGTTACGACGCCAGCCAGAGGACAGACAAAACTGCAACCCGAAGTACCTGTCTGGGCGACTTAATCACATGTGGGcatgtgaaaaatgaaatacacACCCACATGGGGAACCTCTACTCGCGCAGCAGCTACTACAGCAACGTCGAGGTCTTCTTCAAGGAAGAGTCCCACTTCACGGATTACTACTTTACCGCCGAGCGCTTTGCCGGGGGGTACTTGCTCCccgctctcctttttttagtGGTGATCGCGTTATGCCTgctcttttttctgttcacgTAG